A portion of the Cygnus olor isolate bCygOlo1 chromosome 15, bCygOlo1.pri.v2, whole genome shotgun sequence genome contains these proteins:
- the LOC121078614 gene encoding hexosaminidase D-like isoform X3, with amino-acid sequence MRVCGVPCARGLCQCPAAMACQRSTKLNLLRLAVLLVVALAGIKFLFRDSLTLELHKHVSKDSGFWGDTGDTSQGAGPRSQALELPVAKITAPRQGPGQQVPKDISATEMRLVHLDLKGAAPKVSYLEQLFPLLSRLGANGVLIEYEDMFPFKGELEVLRSPYAYSEEDIEWIQQLAELHKLEVVPLVQTFGHVEFILKHEKYQRLREVERFPNSFNPHVPDTLALLKSLLSQVMEKHRRSSWIHIGADEVFHLGEGMDSKSWMSHNRGDVGTMYLKHIKQVLGFIAARYRGLRALMWDDMLRKISAGALRESGIAKHVSPVVWFYAPDFEVEQIGQFLAKYAESGFEAVWFASAFKGTTGPAQAWPPLNHHVRNQLSWLRVMQAVPRFAPLRFQGIVLTGWQRYDHYSVLCELLPVGIPSLAACLQTLVHGGFMEETRRKVLNVLGFQSMQLEQGTCEGRGAFPGVEIYHMVEQVNGHLKESIQKALEEESGIKGWFSPYHRKHQFGNPRNMESFGSKVLKLHEDWESLVRELRAQLESIYFPDTVEEWMEENVNPYLDQLRDLVRDYRAIIRLNARPKAS; translated from the exons ATGAG GGTCTGTGGGGTGCCCTGCGCTCGGGGTCTGTGTCAGTGCCCGGCAGCCATGGCCTGCCAGCGGAGCACCAAGCTGAACCTGCTGCGCCTCGCCGTGCTGCTCGTCGTGGCCTTGGCCGGCATCAAGTTCCTCTTCCGCGACAG cttgACCCTGGAGCTGCACAAGCACGTCAGCAAGGACAGCGGGTTCTGGGGGGACACGGGTGACACCAGCCAGGGCGCCGGCCCCCGGAGCCAGGCTCTGGAGCTCCCCGTGGCAAAGATAACGGCCCCGAGGCAGGGCCCTGGGCAGCAGGTCCCCAAGGACATCAGTGCCACCGAGATGAGGCTCGTCCACCTCGACCTCAAGGGAGCTGCGCCCAAGGTCTCCTACCTGGAGCAG CTCTTCCCACTCCTGTCCCGGCTGGGCGCCAACGGGGTCCTGATCGAGTACGAGGACATGTTCCCCTTCAAGGGCGAGCTAGAAGTCCTCAGGTCTCCGTACGCTTACAg cgAGGAGGACATCGAGTGGATCCAGCAGCTGGCGGAGCTGCACAAGCTGGAGGTGGTTCCCCTGGTGCAGACCTTCGGGCACGTGGAG TTCATCCTCAAGCACGAGAAGTACCAGCGCCTGCGGGAGGTCGAGCGCTTCCCCAACAGCTTCAACCCCCACGTCCCGGACACGCTGGCGCTGCTCAAGAGCCTCCTGTCGCAGGTGATGGAGAAGCACAGGCGCTCCTCCTGGATCCACATCGGGGCGGACGAG GTCTTCCACCTCGGGGAGGGGATGGACTCCAAGAGCTGGATGAGCCACAACAGGGGTGACGTGGGCACCATGTACCTGAAGCACATCAAGCAGGTGCTGGGCTTCATCGCCGCGCGGtaccgggggctgcgggcgctCATGTGGGACGACATGCTGAGGAAGATCAGCGCGGGAGCCCTGCGGG AGTCTGGGATAGCAAAGCACGTCTCACCTGTGGTGTGGTTCTACGCGCCCGACTTTGAGGTCGAGCAGATCG GGCAGTTCCTGGCCAAGTACGCGGAGAGCGGCTTCGAGGCCGTGTGGTTCGCCAGCGCCTTCAAGGGCACCACGGGCCCGGCGCAGGCCTGGCCCCCGCTGAACCACCACGTGAGGAACCAGCTCAGCTGGCTGCGGGTGATGCAGGCCGTGCCGCGCTTCGCCCCGCTGCGCTTCCAGGGCATCGTCCTCACCGGCTGGCAGAG GTACGACCACTACTCGGTGCTCTGCGAGCTGCTGCCCGTCGGCATCCCCTCCCTGGCCGCGTGCCTGCAGACCCTGGTGCACG GGGGCTTCATGGAAGAGACGCGGAGGAAGGTCCTGAACGTGCTGGGCTTCCAGAGcatgcagctggagcagggcacgTG TGAGGGAAGGGGAGCTTTCCCCGGCGTAGAAATCTATCACATGGTGGAGCAGGTAAACGGCCACCTGAAGGAGAGCATCCAGAAAGCCCTGGAGGAAGAGAG CGGCATCAAGGGCTGGTTCAGCCCCTACCATCGGAAGCACCAGTTTGGGAACCCGCGCAACATGGAGAGCTTCGGCAGCAAGGTGCTCAA GCTCCACGAGGACTGGGAGAGCCTCGTCCGTGAGCTGCGTGCCCAGCTGGAGAGCATCTACTTCCCCGACACGGTGGAGGAGTGGATGGAGGAGAACGTCAACCCCTACCTGGACCAGCTGCGGGACCTGGTCCGGGACTACCGGGCCATCATCCGCCTCAACGCCCGGCCCAAGGCGTCCTAG
- the LOC121078614 gene encoding hexosaminidase D-like isoform X4, which translates to MACQRSTKLNLLRLAVLLVVALAGIKFLFRDSLTLELHKHVSKDSGFWGDTGDTSQGAGPRSQALELPVAKITAPRQGPGQQVPKDISATEMRLVHLDLKGAAPKVSYLEQLFPLLSRLGANGVLIEYEDMFPFKGELEVLRSPYAYSEEDIEWIQQLAELHKLEVVPLVQTFGHVEFILKHEKYQRLREVERFPNSFNPHVPDTLALLKSLLSQVMEKHRRSSWIHIGADEVFHLGEGMDSKSWMSHNRGDVGTMYLKHIKQVLGFIAARYRGLRALMWDDMLRKISAGALRESGIAKHVSPVVWFYAPDFEVEQIGQFLAKYAESGFEAVWFASAFKGTTGPAQAWPPLNHHVRNQLSWLRVMQAVPRFAPLRFQGIVLTGWQRYDHYSVLCELLPVGIPSLAACLQTLVHGGFMEETRRKVLNVLGFQSMQLEQGTCEGRGAFPGVEIYHMVEQVNGHLKESIQKALEEESGIKGWFSPYHRKHQFGNPRNMESFGSKVLKLHEDWESLVRELRAQLESIYFPDTVEEWMEENVNPYLDQLRDLVRDYRAIIRLNARPKAS; encoded by the exons ATGGCCTGCCAGCGGAGCACCAAGCTGAACCTGCTGCGCCTCGCCGTGCTGCTCGTCGTGGCCTTGGCCGGCATCAAGTTCCTCTTCCGCGACAG cttgACCCTGGAGCTGCACAAGCACGTCAGCAAGGACAGCGGGTTCTGGGGGGACACGGGTGACACCAGCCAGGGCGCCGGCCCCCGGAGCCAGGCTCTGGAGCTCCCCGTGGCAAAGATAACGGCCCCGAGGCAGGGCCCTGGGCAGCAGGTCCCCAAGGACATCAGTGCCACCGAGATGAGGCTCGTCCACCTCGACCTCAAGGGAGCTGCGCCCAAGGTCTCCTACCTGGAGCAG CTCTTCCCACTCCTGTCCCGGCTGGGCGCCAACGGGGTCCTGATCGAGTACGAGGACATGTTCCCCTTCAAGGGCGAGCTAGAAGTCCTCAGGTCTCCGTACGCTTACAg cgAGGAGGACATCGAGTGGATCCAGCAGCTGGCGGAGCTGCACAAGCTGGAGGTGGTTCCCCTGGTGCAGACCTTCGGGCACGTGGAG TTCATCCTCAAGCACGAGAAGTACCAGCGCCTGCGGGAGGTCGAGCGCTTCCCCAACAGCTTCAACCCCCACGTCCCGGACACGCTGGCGCTGCTCAAGAGCCTCCTGTCGCAGGTGATGGAGAAGCACAGGCGCTCCTCCTGGATCCACATCGGGGCGGACGAG GTCTTCCACCTCGGGGAGGGGATGGACTCCAAGAGCTGGATGAGCCACAACAGGGGTGACGTGGGCACCATGTACCTGAAGCACATCAAGCAGGTGCTGGGCTTCATCGCCGCGCGGtaccgggggctgcgggcgctCATGTGGGACGACATGCTGAGGAAGATCAGCGCGGGAGCCCTGCGGG AGTCTGGGATAGCAAAGCACGTCTCACCTGTGGTGTGGTTCTACGCGCCCGACTTTGAGGTCGAGCAGATCG GGCAGTTCCTGGCCAAGTACGCGGAGAGCGGCTTCGAGGCCGTGTGGTTCGCCAGCGCCTTCAAGGGCACCACGGGCCCGGCGCAGGCCTGGCCCCCGCTGAACCACCACGTGAGGAACCAGCTCAGCTGGCTGCGGGTGATGCAGGCCGTGCCGCGCTTCGCCCCGCTGCGCTTCCAGGGCATCGTCCTCACCGGCTGGCAGAG GTACGACCACTACTCGGTGCTCTGCGAGCTGCTGCCCGTCGGCATCCCCTCCCTGGCCGCGTGCCTGCAGACCCTGGTGCACG GGGGCTTCATGGAAGAGACGCGGAGGAAGGTCCTGAACGTGCTGGGCTTCCAGAGcatgcagctggagcagggcacgTG TGAGGGAAGGGGAGCTTTCCCCGGCGTAGAAATCTATCACATGGTGGAGCAGGTAAACGGCCACCTGAAGGAGAGCATCCAGAAAGCCCTGGAGGAAGAGAG CGGCATCAAGGGCTGGTTCAGCCCCTACCATCGGAAGCACCAGTTTGGGAACCCGCGCAACATGGAGAGCTTCGGCAGCAAGGTGCTCAA GCTCCACGAGGACTGGGAGAGCCTCGTCCGTGAGCTGCGTGCCCAGCTGGAGAGCATCTACTTCCCCGACACGGTGGAGGAGTGGATGGAGGAGAACGTCAACCCCTACCTGGACCAGCTGCGGGACCTGGTCCGGGACTACCGGGCCATCATCCGCCTCAACGCCCGGCCCAAGGCGTCCTAG
- the LOC121078614 gene encoding hexosaminidase D-like isoform X2, translating into MPQPSPWPCLVPTARCPSLLPPQVPWPPRDAPWQGCPVTSPHPVTSLGGDAGAPAAGPAPRPPPCLSWQSSRRLRSGAEAEAGPDTSPGAHECPAAMACQRSTKLNLLRLAVLLVVALAGIKFLFRDSLTLELHKHVSKDSGFWGDTGDTSQGAGPRSQALELPVAKITAPRQGPGQQVPKDISATEMRLVHLDLKGAAPKVSYLEQLFPLLSRLGANGVLIEYEDMFPFKGELEVLRSPYAYSEEDIEWIQQLAELHKLEVVPLVQTFGHVEFILKHEKYQRLREVERFPNSFNPHVPDTLALLKSLLSQVMEKHRRSSWIHIGADEVFHLGEGMDSKSWMSHNRGDVGTMYLKHIKQVLGFIAARYRGLRALMWDDMLRKISAGALRESGIAKHVSPVVWFYAPDFEVEQIGQFLAKYAESGFEAVWFASAFKGTTGPAQAWPPLNHHVRNQLSWLRVMQAVPRFAPLRFQGIVLTGWQRYDHYSVLCELLPVGIPSLAACLQTLVHGGFMEETRRKVLNVLGFQSMQLEQGTCEGRGAFPGVEIYHMVEQVNGHLKESIQKALEEESGIKGWFSPYHRKHQFGNPRNMESFGSKVLKLHEDWESLVRELRAQLESIYFPDTVEEWMEENVNPYLDQLRDLVRDYRAIIRLNARPKAS; encoded by the exons ATGCCGCAGCCCTCGCCCTGGCCGTGCCTGGTGCCCACCGCCCGGTGCCCATCGCTTCTCCCCCCGCAGGTGCCATGGCCGCCCCGTGATGCCCCCTGGCAGGGCTGCCCCGTGACCAGCCCTCATCCTGTCACATCCCTCGGAGGCGACGCCGGAGCACCCGCAGCAGGACCTGCCCCGCGGCCACCGCCCTGTTTGAGCTGGCAGAGCTCGAGGAGGCTGCGCTCGGGGGCAGAGGCCGAGGCAGGTCCCGACACCAGCCCCGGAGCGCATGAG TGCCCGGCAGCCATGGCCTGCCAGCGGAGCACCAAGCTGAACCTGCTGCGCCTCGCCGTGCTGCTCGTCGTGGCCTTGGCCGGCATCAAGTTCCTCTTCCGCGACAG cttgACCCTGGAGCTGCACAAGCACGTCAGCAAGGACAGCGGGTTCTGGGGGGACACGGGTGACACCAGCCAGGGCGCCGGCCCCCGGAGCCAGGCTCTGGAGCTCCCCGTGGCAAAGATAACGGCCCCGAGGCAGGGCCCTGGGCAGCAGGTCCCCAAGGACATCAGTGCCACCGAGATGAGGCTCGTCCACCTCGACCTCAAGGGAGCTGCGCCCAAGGTCTCCTACCTGGAGCAG CTCTTCCCACTCCTGTCCCGGCTGGGCGCCAACGGGGTCCTGATCGAGTACGAGGACATGTTCCCCTTCAAGGGCGAGCTAGAAGTCCTCAGGTCTCCGTACGCTTACAg cgAGGAGGACATCGAGTGGATCCAGCAGCTGGCGGAGCTGCACAAGCTGGAGGTGGTTCCCCTGGTGCAGACCTTCGGGCACGTGGAG TTCATCCTCAAGCACGAGAAGTACCAGCGCCTGCGGGAGGTCGAGCGCTTCCCCAACAGCTTCAACCCCCACGTCCCGGACACGCTGGCGCTGCTCAAGAGCCTCCTGTCGCAGGTGATGGAGAAGCACAGGCGCTCCTCCTGGATCCACATCGGGGCGGACGAG GTCTTCCACCTCGGGGAGGGGATGGACTCCAAGAGCTGGATGAGCCACAACAGGGGTGACGTGGGCACCATGTACCTGAAGCACATCAAGCAGGTGCTGGGCTTCATCGCCGCGCGGtaccgggggctgcgggcgctCATGTGGGACGACATGCTGAGGAAGATCAGCGCGGGAGCCCTGCGGG AGTCTGGGATAGCAAAGCACGTCTCACCTGTGGTGTGGTTCTACGCGCCCGACTTTGAGGTCGAGCAGATCG GGCAGTTCCTGGCCAAGTACGCGGAGAGCGGCTTCGAGGCCGTGTGGTTCGCCAGCGCCTTCAAGGGCACCACGGGCCCGGCGCAGGCCTGGCCCCCGCTGAACCACCACGTGAGGAACCAGCTCAGCTGGCTGCGGGTGATGCAGGCCGTGCCGCGCTTCGCCCCGCTGCGCTTCCAGGGCATCGTCCTCACCGGCTGGCAGAG GTACGACCACTACTCGGTGCTCTGCGAGCTGCTGCCCGTCGGCATCCCCTCCCTGGCCGCGTGCCTGCAGACCCTGGTGCACG GGGGCTTCATGGAAGAGACGCGGAGGAAGGTCCTGAACGTGCTGGGCTTCCAGAGcatgcagctggagcagggcacgTG TGAGGGAAGGGGAGCTTTCCCCGGCGTAGAAATCTATCACATGGTGGAGCAGGTAAACGGCCACCTGAAGGAGAGCATCCAGAAAGCCCTGGAGGAAGAGAG CGGCATCAAGGGCTGGTTCAGCCCCTACCATCGGAAGCACCAGTTTGGGAACCCGCGCAACATGGAGAGCTTCGGCAGCAAGGTGCTCAA GCTCCACGAGGACTGGGAGAGCCTCGTCCGTGAGCTGCGTGCCCAGCTGGAGAGCATCTACTTCCCCGACACGGTGGAGGAGTGGATGGAGGAGAACGTCAACCCCTACCTGGACCAGCTGCGGGACCTGGTCCGGGACTACCGGGCCATCATCCGCCTCAACGCCCGGCCCAAGGCGTCCTAG
- the LOC121078614 gene encoding hexosaminidase D-like isoform X1 produces the protein MPQPSPWPCLVPTARCPSLLPPQVPWPPRDAPWQGCPVTSPHPVTSLGGDAGAPAAGPAPRPPPCLSWQSSRRLRSGAEAEAGPDTSPGAHEGLCQCPAAMACQRSTKLNLLRLAVLLVVALAGIKFLFRDSLTLELHKHVSKDSGFWGDTGDTSQGAGPRSQALELPVAKITAPRQGPGQQVPKDISATEMRLVHLDLKGAAPKVSYLEQLFPLLSRLGANGVLIEYEDMFPFKGELEVLRSPYAYSEEDIEWIQQLAELHKLEVVPLVQTFGHVEFILKHEKYQRLREVERFPNSFNPHVPDTLALLKSLLSQVMEKHRRSSWIHIGADEVFHLGEGMDSKSWMSHNRGDVGTMYLKHIKQVLGFIAARYRGLRALMWDDMLRKISAGALRESGIAKHVSPVVWFYAPDFEVEQIGQFLAKYAESGFEAVWFASAFKGTTGPAQAWPPLNHHVRNQLSWLRVMQAVPRFAPLRFQGIVLTGWQRYDHYSVLCELLPVGIPSLAACLQTLVHGGFMEETRRKVLNVLGFQSMQLEQGTCEGRGAFPGVEIYHMVEQVNGHLKESIQKALEEESGIKGWFSPYHRKHQFGNPRNMESFGSKVLKLHEDWESLVRELRAQLESIYFPDTVEEWMEENVNPYLDQLRDLVRDYRAIIRLNARPKAS, from the exons ATGCCGCAGCCCTCGCCCTGGCCGTGCCTGGTGCCCACCGCCCGGTGCCCATCGCTTCTCCCCCCGCAGGTGCCATGGCCGCCCCGTGATGCCCCCTGGCAGGGCTGCCCCGTGACCAGCCCTCATCCTGTCACATCCCTCGGAGGCGACGCCGGAGCACCCGCAGCAGGACCTGCCCCGCGGCCACCGCCCTGTTTGAGCTGGCAGAGCTCGAGGAGGCTGCGCTCGGGGGCAGAGGCCGAGGCAGGTCCCGACACCAGCCCCGGAGCGCATGAG GGTCTGTGTCAGTGCCCGGCAGCCATGGCCTGCCAGCGGAGCACCAAGCTGAACCTGCTGCGCCTCGCCGTGCTGCTCGTCGTGGCCTTGGCCGGCATCAAGTTCCTCTTCCGCGACAG cttgACCCTGGAGCTGCACAAGCACGTCAGCAAGGACAGCGGGTTCTGGGGGGACACGGGTGACACCAGCCAGGGCGCCGGCCCCCGGAGCCAGGCTCTGGAGCTCCCCGTGGCAAAGATAACGGCCCCGAGGCAGGGCCCTGGGCAGCAGGTCCCCAAGGACATCAGTGCCACCGAGATGAGGCTCGTCCACCTCGACCTCAAGGGAGCTGCGCCCAAGGTCTCCTACCTGGAGCAG CTCTTCCCACTCCTGTCCCGGCTGGGCGCCAACGGGGTCCTGATCGAGTACGAGGACATGTTCCCCTTCAAGGGCGAGCTAGAAGTCCTCAGGTCTCCGTACGCTTACAg cgAGGAGGACATCGAGTGGATCCAGCAGCTGGCGGAGCTGCACAAGCTGGAGGTGGTTCCCCTGGTGCAGACCTTCGGGCACGTGGAG TTCATCCTCAAGCACGAGAAGTACCAGCGCCTGCGGGAGGTCGAGCGCTTCCCCAACAGCTTCAACCCCCACGTCCCGGACACGCTGGCGCTGCTCAAGAGCCTCCTGTCGCAGGTGATGGAGAAGCACAGGCGCTCCTCCTGGATCCACATCGGGGCGGACGAG GTCTTCCACCTCGGGGAGGGGATGGACTCCAAGAGCTGGATGAGCCACAACAGGGGTGACGTGGGCACCATGTACCTGAAGCACATCAAGCAGGTGCTGGGCTTCATCGCCGCGCGGtaccgggggctgcgggcgctCATGTGGGACGACATGCTGAGGAAGATCAGCGCGGGAGCCCTGCGGG AGTCTGGGATAGCAAAGCACGTCTCACCTGTGGTGTGGTTCTACGCGCCCGACTTTGAGGTCGAGCAGATCG GGCAGTTCCTGGCCAAGTACGCGGAGAGCGGCTTCGAGGCCGTGTGGTTCGCCAGCGCCTTCAAGGGCACCACGGGCCCGGCGCAGGCCTGGCCCCCGCTGAACCACCACGTGAGGAACCAGCTCAGCTGGCTGCGGGTGATGCAGGCCGTGCCGCGCTTCGCCCCGCTGCGCTTCCAGGGCATCGTCCTCACCGGCTGGCAGAG GTACGACCACTACTCGGTGCTCTGCGAGCTGCTGCCCGTCGGCATCCCCTCCCTGGCCGCGTGCCTGCAGACCCTGGTGCACG GGGGCTTCATGGAAGAGACGCGGAGGAAGGTCCTGAACGTGCTGGGCTTCCAGAGcatgcagctggagcagggcacgTG TGAGGGAAGGGGAGCTTTCCCCGGCGTAGAAATCTATCACATGGTGGAGCAGGTAAACGGCCACCTGAAGGAGAGCATCCAGAAAGCCCTGGAGGAAGAGAG CGGCATCAAGGGCTGGTTCAGCCCCTACCATCGGAAGCACCAGTTTGGGAACCCGCGCAACATGGAGAGCTTCGGCAGCAAGGTGCTCAA GCTCCACGAGGACTGGGAGAGCCTCGTCCGTGAGCTGCGTGCCCAGCTGGAGAGCATCTACTTCCCCGACACGGTGGAGGAGTGGATGGAGGAGAACGTCAACCCCTACCTGGACCAGCTGCGGGACCTGGTCCGGGACTACCGGGCCATCATCCGCCTCAACGCCCGGCCCAAGGCGTCCTAG
- the MLST8 gene encoding target of rapamycin complex subunit LST8, whose amino-acid sequence MNAAQGTVGSDPVILATAGYDHTVRFWQAHSGICTRTVQHQDSQVNALEITPDRSMIAAAGYQHIRMYDLNSNNPNPVINYDGVSKNITSVGFHEDGRWMYTGGEDCMARIWDLRSRNLQCQRIFQVNAPINCVCLHPNQAELIVGDQSGAIHIWDLKTDHNEQLIPEPEVSVNSVHIDPDASYMAAVNSSGNCYVWNLTGGIGEEVTQLIPKTKIPAHNRYALQCKFSPDSTLLATCSADQTCKIWRTSNFSLMTELSIKSNNPGETSRGWMWDCAFSGDSQYIVTASSDNLARLWCVETGEIKREYSGHQKAVVCLAFNDSVLG is encoded by the exons aTGAACGCGGCGCAGGGCACGGTGGGCAGCGACCCCGTCATCCTGGCCACCGCCGGCTACGACCACACCGTGCGCTTCTGGCAGGCGCACAGCGGCATCTGCACGCGCACCGTGCAGCACCAGGACTCC CAGGTGAACGCGCTGGAGATCACGCCGGACCGCAGCATGATCGCGGCCGCAG GCTACCAGCACATCCGCATGTACGACCTCAACTCCAACAACCCCAACCCCGTCATCAACTACGACGGCGTGAGCAAGAACATCACCTCGGTGGGCTTCCACGAGGACGGCCGCTGGATGTACACGGGCGGGGAGGACTGCATGGCGCGCATCTGGGACCTCAG GTCCCGCAACCTCCAGTGCCAGCGGATCTTCCAGGTGAACGCTCCCATTAACTGTGTCTGCCTGCACCCCAACCAG GCCGAGCTGATTGTGGGCGATCAGAGCGGTGCCATTCACATCTGGGACCTGAAAACAGACCACAACGAGCAGCTGATTCCAGAGCCTGAAGTTTCTGTGAATTCAGTGCACATCGACCCCGATGCCAGCTACATGGCGGCTGTCAACAGCTCG GGAAACTGCTACGTGTGGAACCTGACGGGCGGCATCGGAGAGGAGGTGACCCAGCTGATCCCCAAGACCAAGATCCCGGCGCACAACCGCTACGCCCTGCAGTGCAAGTTCAGCCCCGACTCCAC GCTCTTGGCTACATGTTCTGCAGACCAGACGTGTAAGATCTGGAGGACTTCAAACTTCTCTCTGATGACAGAGCTGAGCATTAAGAGCAATAACCCAGGGGAAACCTCTCGTGGCTGGATGTGGGACTGTGCCTTCTCCGGGGACTCCCAGTACATTGTCACAG CCTCCTCTGATAACTTGGCCAGACTTTGGTGCGTGGAGACAGGAGAGATCAAGAGGGAATACAGCGGCCACCAGAAAGCAGTCGTCTGCCTTGCTTTCAATGACAGCGTGTTGGGATAA